A stretch of the Mesorhizobium huakuii genome encodes the following:
- a CDS encoding dipeptide ABC transporter ATP-binding protein: protein MSIKVVEGKDIKRDYHVGGGLFRGSRTVHAVKGVSFSVDKGKTLAIVGESGCGKSTLARIITLIDPATSGELFIDGNKVDIAKDGLSKEMRRKVQIVFQNPYGSLNPRQKIGDVLGEPLLINTGKPAEERRDLAMKMLKKVGLGPEHYNRYPHMFSGGQRQRIAIARALMLNPSLLVLDEPVSALDLSVQAQVLNLLADLQDEFQLTYVFISHDLSVVRYIADDVMVMYFGEAVEYGSRDEVFSDPKHSYTKTLFAATPRADVASIKARLAKKKAAA, encoded by the coding sequence ATGAGCATCAAGGTCGTTGAAGGCAAGGACATCAAGCGCGATTATCACGTCGGCGGCGGCCTGTTTCGCGGTTCGCGCACCGTGCATGCGGTCAAGGGCGTCTCGTTCAGCGTCGACAAGGGCAAGACGCTGGCCATCGTCGGCGAAAGCGGCTGCGGCAAGTCCACGCTGGCGCGCATCATCACGCTGATCGATCCGGCGACTTCGGGCGAACTGTTCATCGACGGCAACAAGGTCGACATCGCCAAGGACGGGTTGAGCAAGGAGATGCGCCGCAAGGTGCAGATCGTGTTCCAGAATCCATACGGCTCGCTCAATCCGCGCCAGAAGATCGGCGACGTGCTGGGTGAACCGCTGCTCATCAACACCGGCAAGCCGGCCGAGGAGCGGCGCGACCTCGCCATGAAGATGCTGAAGAAGGTCGGCCTCGGCCCCGAGCACTATAATCGCTATCCGCATATGTTCTCGGGCGGCCAGCGCCAGCGCATCGCCATTGCCCGCGCGCTGATGTTGAACCCGAGCCTCTTGGTTCTGGACGAGCCGGTCTCGGCGCTCGACCTGTCGGTGCAGGCGCAGGTGCTGAACCTGCTCGCCGACCTGCAGGACGAGTTCCAGCTGACCTATGTCTTCATCAGCCACGATCTGTCCGTGGTGCGCTACATCGCCGACGATGTGATGGTGATGTATTTCGGCGAGGCGGTCGAATATGGCTCGCGCGACGAGGTCTTTTCAGACCCCAAGCACAGCTATACCAAAACGCTGTTCGCAGCGACGCCGCGCGCCGACGTGGCGAGCATCAAGGCGAGGCTGGCGAAGAAGAAGGCGGCGGCCTGA
- a CDS encoding ABC transporter permease subunit, whose amino-acid sequence MLKYILHRIALLIPTLVGITICAFAFVRLLPGDPILAMAGEHGVAPARYEELKEQFGYNLPIWEQYARYVGAVATGDFGVSISSKRPVLEEFKTLFPATLELSFFAMIFAMVLGIPAGIFAAVKRGSWFDQSLMGTALVGYSMPIFWWGLLLIIFFSGYLGWTPVNGRIDLQYFFKPITGFMTIDTLLYGKWDAFRSVLRHLVLPTIVLGTIPLAVIARQTRSAMLEVLGEDYVRTARAKGLSSARVIGVHALRNALIPVVTTIGLQVSTLLAGAILTETIFSWPGIGRWMVESISKRDYVVVQSGLLLIALIVMAVNLIVDVLYAVINPRIRAA is encoded by the coding sequence ATGCTCAAATATATTCTTCACAGAATTGCACTTTTGATCCCGACGCTAGTCGGCATCACTATCTGTGCCTTCGCCTTCGTCAGGCTGCTGCCCGGCGATCCCATTCTTGCCATGGCCGGCGAACACGGCGTGGCGCCCGCGCGTTACGAGGAACTCAAGGAACAGTTCGGCTACAATCTGCCGATCTGGGAGCAGTATGCTCGCTATGTCGGTGCAGTCGCCACCGGCGATTTCGGCGTTTCCATTTCGTCCAAGCGCCCGGTGCTTGAAGAGTTCAAGACGCTGTTCCCGGCGACGCTGGAACTGTCGTTCTTCGCCATGATTTTCGCCATGGTGCTCGGCATCCCGGCCGGCATCTTCGCGGCCGTCAAGCGCGGCTCGTGGTTCGACCAGTCGCTGATGGGCACCGCGCTCGTCGGCTACTCCATGCCGATCTTCTGGTGGGGCCTGCTGCTGATCATCTTTTTCTCCGGTTATCTCGGCTGGACACCGGTTAACGGCCGCATCGACCTGCAGTACTTCTTCAAGCCGATCACCGGCTTCATGACCATCGACACCTTGCTCTACGGCAAATGGGATGCATTTCGCTCGGTATTGCGCCATTTGGTGCTACCGACAATCGTGCTCGGCACCATTCCGCTGGCTGTGATAGCGCGCCAGACGCGCTCCGCCATGCTCGAGGTGCTGGGCGAGGACTACGTGCGGACGGCCCGAGCCAAAGGGCTTTCGTCGGCCCGAGTCATCGGGGTGCATGCTCTGCGCAACGCACTCATCCCGGTGGTCACCACCATCGGCCTGCAGGTTAGTACGCTGCTCGCCGGCGCCATCCTTACCGAAACAATTTTCTCGTGGCCCGGCATCGGCAGATGGATGGTCGAATCCATATCCAAGCGCGACTATGTTGTCGTGCAGTCTGGCCTGCTGTTGATTGCCCTTATCGTCATGGCCGTGAATCTGATCGTCGACGTGCTCTATGCCGTCATCAACCCACGCATAAGGGCGGCGTGA
- a CDS encoding GNAT family N-acetyltransferase, with protein MIGPDDASANGATALVVLSEPAPDDIVALEDQLYGFNVAATGIDDGRYLSIFLKRDDGTIYAGLHGHSWAGVCEIKTLWIADSERGKGLGSRLLAAAEREARLRGCHVIHLASFTFQAPDFYERHGFQRLVQLEDFPRGHANVLLAKTLMPEAPV; from the coding sequence ATGATCGGGCCCGACGATGCGAGCGCGAACGGGGCGACGGCTCTTGTTGTCCTCAGTGAACCCGCGCCGGACGATATCGTCGCGCTCGAGGATCAGCTCTACGGATTCAACGTCGCCGCGACTGGCATCGATGACGGCCGCTATCTGTCGATATTCTTGAAGAGGGACGACGGGACGATCTATGCCGGTCTCCACGGGCACAGTTGGGCGGGCGTGTGCGAAATCAAGACGCTATGGATCGCCGACAGCGAGCGCGGCAAAGGCCTCGGCTCGCGCCTCCTTGCAGCCGCAGAACGGGAGGCTCGGCTGCGCGGATGCCATGTCATCCATCTCGCGTCCTTCACCTTCCAGGCGCCGGACTTCTATGAAAGGCATGGATTTCAGCGGCTGGTGCAACTCGAGGACTTTCCGCGCGGCCACGCCAATGTCCTGCTCGCAAAGACGCTGATGCCTGAGGCACCAGTCTAG
- a CDS encoding amino acid ABC transporter permease, whose protein sequence is MSLIDTFFNPDVIASSLPALLRGFLNTLLLGILSIGIGIPIGLVISLLRLYAPKPLRWLAVGYTDIFRALPVLVVLILIYYALPFLGIRLSSWASAVTAFAIIMSAYSAEVFRSGIESIPKGQFEASQALGLPFLLTLRKVVLPQAIRVVIPPMTSNCVSMFKDTSLASTVALPELLKEATNAQSLYANPSPLIGAALVYLIFLWPMVRLVSLLEDRFKTEKTR, encoded by the coding sequence ATGTCGCTGATCGACACCTTCTTCAATCCCGATGTCATTGCGTCCAGCCTGCCGGCGCTGCTGCGCGGCTTCCTGAACACGCTGCTGCTCGGCATCCTGAGCATCGGCATCGGCATCCCTATCGGCCTAGTGATCAGCCTGCTGCGGCTCTATGCGCCCAAGCCGCTGCGCTGGCTGGCGGTCGGCTACACCGACATCTTTCGCGCGCTGCCGGTGCTGGTGGTGCTGATCCTGATCTACTACGCGCTGCCCTTCCTCGGCATCCGCCTGTCGTCCTGGGCCTCCGCCGTGACGGCGTTCGCCATCATCATGTCGGCCTATTCGGCGGAAGTGTTCCGCTCCGGCATAGAGAGCATTCCGAAAGGCCAGTTCGAGGCGTCGCAGGCGCTTGGCCTGCCGTTCCTTTTGACCTTGCGCAAGGTGGTGCTGCCGCAGGCGATCCGCGTGGTCATCCCGCCGATGACCAGCAACTGCGTCTCGATGTTCAAGGACACATCGCTCGCCTCGACCGTGGCGCTGCCGGAACTGTTGAAGGAGGCGACCAACGCGCAGTCGCTCTACGCCAACCCCTCGCCGCTGATCGGCGCAGCGCTTGTCTATCTCATCTTCCTCTGGCCGATGGTTCGCCTCGTCAGCCTGCTTGAAGACCGCTTCAAGACAGAAAAGACGCGCTGA
- a CDS encoding LLM class flavin-dependent oxidoreductase has protein sequence MIKAHPLHGSNKLKLGVFSTNADGGLAITDVPERWTASWQDNLTAAQIADRAGLEFMLPIARWRGFGGRNKVREWSFETFTWAAALAVATQQIGLFMTVHVPLVHPLYAAKALATVDHISQGRAGLNIVCGWNPKEFGMFGTPLVEKGYDQAAEWIEILEKLYASAEPLDYEGAYYRLKEAVSRPSSLQVPRPVTMNAAFGGPGRDFAAARCDYLFTTFSEMSDAGKHVADISERADKVGRDVGVYTVAHVVCRPTMEEAQAYYTRYAVTMADHDAVDAHMAGKKEFSQSHDPHAYDRYRQRFAGGAGTYPLIGTPETIAADMAAIAGHGYQGIALSFVNYTQELPYFCDHVLPILRKAGLRG, from the coding sequence ATGATCAAAGCGCATCCCCTGCACGGCTCCAACAAACTGAAGCTCGGCGTCTTTTCGACCAACGCCGATGGCGGCCTCGCCATCACCGATGTACCGGAACGCTGGACGGCAAGCTGGCAGGACAATCTGACGGCCGCGCAAATCGCCGACCGCGCCGGGCTGGAGTTCATGCTGCCGATCGCCCGCTGGCGCGGTTTTGGCGGCCGCAACAAGGTGCGCGAATGGTCGTTCGAGACCTTCACCTGGGCGGCAGCGCTGGCGGTGGCCACCCAACAGATCGGCCTGTTCATGACCGTGCATGTACCGCTGGTGCATCCTCTCTACGCCGCCAAGGCGCTGGCGACTGTCGATCACATCAGCCAGGGCCGCGCCGGCTTGAACATCGTCTGCGGCTGGAACCCGAAGGAATTCGGCATGTTCGGCACGCCGCTGGTCGAGAAGGGTTACGACCAGGCAGCCGAGTGGATCGAGATTCTTGAGAAGCTCTATGCGTCGGCCGAGCCGCTCGACTACGAAGGCGCCTATTATCGCCTGAAGGAAGCTGTCAGCCGGCCGTCCAGCCTGCAGGTTCCGCGCCCGGTGACCATGAATGCCGCGTTCGGCGGACCGGGCCGCGATTTCGCCGCCGCACGCTGCGATTATCTGTTCACGACCTTTTCCGAGATGAGCGATGCCGGCAAGCATGTCGCCGATATAAGCGAGCGGGCAGACAAGGTCGGCCGCGATGTCGGCGTCTACACCGTGGCGCATGTCGTCTGCCGTCCGACGATGGAAGAGGCGCAGGCCTATTACACGCGCTATGCGGTGACGATGGCCGACCACGACGCGGTCGACGCACACATGGCCGGCAAGAAGGAATTCTCGCAGTCGCACGACCCGCACGCCTATGACCGCTACCGCCAGCGCTTCGCCGGCGGCGCCGGCACCTATCCGCTGATCGGAACCCCGGAAACGATCGCCGCCGACATGGCCGCCATTGCCGGGCACGGCTATCAGGGCATTGCGCTGTCCTTCGTCAACTACACGCAGGAGCTGCCCTATTTCTGCGACCACGTGCTGCCGATTTTGCGGAAGGCGGGACTTCGCGGATAG
- a CDS encoding RidA family protein, protein MHEILQPEGWAKPVGYANGVAARGRLVFVGGQVGWNGQCQFETDDFVGQVRQTLQNIVAVLAEAGAEPRHITSMTWYFTDKAEYLANLRGIGEAYREVIGRHFPAMAAMQVMALVEDRAKVEIQATAVIPE, encoded by the coding sequence ATGCACGAGATTTTGCAGCCGGAAGGCTGGGCCAAACCGGTCGGCTACGCCAATGGCGTCGCGGCGCGCGGGCGGCTCGTCTTCGTCGGTGGACAGGTTGGCTGGAACGGCCAGTGCCAGTTCGAAACCGACGATTTTGTTGGTCAGGTCCGGCAGACGCTGCAAAACATCGTCGCGGTGCTGGCCGAGGCCGGTGCGGAGCCGCGGCATATCACCTCGATGACCTGGTATTTCACCGACAAGGCCGAGTACCTCGCCAATCTCAGGGGTATCGGCGAAGCCTATCGCGAAGTGATCGGCCGGCATTTTCCGGCGATGGCCGCCATGCAGGTGATGGCGCTTGTCGAGGACCGCGCCAAGGTGGAGATCCAGGCCACCGCTGTTATCCCGGAATAA
- a CDS encoding HpcH/HpaI aldolase family protein, with product MSDFRQKCIGKANLVGSFASIPHPVAVEVMAQAGLDFLCIDWEHAQISRDMIETMVRAADVHRVPAMVRVPGHAPEAIQAALDSGAQGVLVPRASTAAQVEAAVKACRYPPLGERGVGPGRAAGYGYRIPEYLAGANDRIVVAVQVETAEGLANIDAIAAVDGVDVIFVGPGDLSVSIDAIGPQGADKLNAAIRRIIGATIAHKKVAGIFCASPQPVGQWAAFGASFFILASDTMFLGAGAAPNCAAARDELA from the coding sequence ATGAGCGACTTCCGCCAGAAATGCATCGGCAAGGCAAACCTTGTCGGCTCCTTCGCCTCCATTCCTCATCCCGTCGCGGTTGAAGTGATGGCGCAGGCCGGGCTCGATTTCCTCTGCATCGACTGGGAGCATGCGCAGATCTCGCGCGACATGATCGAGACCATGGTGCGCGCGGCCGACGTCCACCGCGTGCCGGCGATGGTGCGCGTTCCCGGCCATGCGCCGGAAGCCATCCAGGCGGCGCTCGACAGCGGCGCGCAAGGCGTGCTGGTGCCGCGCGCCTCGACCGCTGCCCAGGTGGAGGCAGCGGTGAAGGCATGTCGCTATCCGCCGCTCGGCGAGCGCGGCGTCGGACCCGGTCGGGCGGCCGGCTATGGCTATCGCATTCCCGAATATCTGGCCGGCGCCAATGACAGGATCGTCGTCGCGGTCCAGGTCGAGACAGCAGAGGGGCTCGCCAACATCGATGCGATCGCGGCCGTCGACGGCGTCGATGTGATCTTCGTCGGCCCCGGCGACCTTTCGGTGTCGATCGACGCGATCGGACCGCAAGGCGCCGACAAGCTCAATGCGGCGATCCGCAGGATCATCGGCGCGACGATCGCACACAAGAAGGTCGCCGGCATATTTTGCGCCAGCCCGCAGCCTGTCGGCCAATGGGCCGCCTTCGGCGCCAGCTTCTTCATCCTGGCCAGCGACACGATGTTTCTTGGAGCCGGCGCCGCGCCAAATTGCGCCGCGGCGCGCGATGAACTGGCATGA
- a CDS encoding pyridoxal phosphate-dependent aminotransferase: protein MSFILPQSSSSARYAFDGVRAQIRDLHTENIANLAVRARELGDVIALWYGEGDMVTPAFIRDAAKAAFDEGLTFYVPNMRGHGPLNEALSDYQTRVHGRPIPITRSTVTPGGMQALYLALELLVDTGTNVVYVAPQWPNIHNAIHLIGGEPRPFSLDFRGDWRLDLDRLFATCDARTRAIFLSTPSNPTGWTASREEMQALLDFSRRTGIWIISDEVYGRLYFDGDVAPSILQIAEDGDRVLSVNSFSKAWAMTGWRIGWLTHPSGVADQLGAMTQYVNSGTAAPIQAGAVAAIRQGEPLVEEIRQRIRTGLDLAYDRLAQIPGIILPTKPRGGMYAFFAMEGESDAREACAKILETARVGLAPGHLFGSSATAFLRMCVCRDRDQIATALDRMVAAMN, encoded by the coding sequence TTGTCGTTCATACTGCCCCAGTCATCGTCCAGCGCGCGCTATGCGTTCGATGGCGTGCGCGCCCAGATCCGCGATCTGCACACCGAGAACATCGCCAACCTTGCCGTGCGTGCGCGCGAGCTGGGTGACGTGATCGCACTCTGGTACGGCGAAGGCGACATGGTGACGCCCGCCTTCATCCGCGATGCGGCAAAGGCCGCGTTCGATGAAGGGCTGACCTTCTATGTTCCCAACATGCGCGGCCACGGCCCGCTGAACGAAGCGCTGTCGGATTACCAGACGCGCGTCCATGGCCGGCCGATTCCGATAACACGCAGCACCGTCACGCCGGGCGGCATGCAGGCGCTGTATCTGGCCCTTGAGCTGCTGGTCGATACCGGCACCAATGTCGTCTATGTCGCGCCGCAATGGCCCAACATTCACAACGCCATCCATCTGATCGGCGGCGAGCCGCGGCCGTTTTCGCTCGACTTCAGGGGTGACTGGCGCCTCGACCTCGACCGGCTGTTCGCCACCTGCGATGCGCGCACCCGCGCCATCTTCCTGTCGACGCCATCCAACCCGACCGGCTGGACCGCGTCGCGCGAGGAGATGCAGGCGCTGCTCGACTTCAGCCGCCGCACCGGCATCTGGATCATTTCCGACGAGGTCTATGGCCGCCTCTATTTCGATGGCGATGTCGCGCCCTCCATCCTGCAAATCGCCGAGGACGGCGACCGGGTGCTGTCGGTCAACAGCTTCTCAAAAGCCTGGGCGATGACCGGCTGGCGTATCGGCTGGCTGACGCATCCATCAGGAGTGGCCGACCAACTCGGCGCCATGACCCAGTATGTCAACAGCGGCACCGCTGCTCCCATCCAGGCCGGCGCCGTCGCGGCCATTCGCCAGGGCGAGCCGCTGGTCGAAGAAATCCGGCAGCGGATCAGGACCGGCCTCGATCTCGCCTATGACAGGCTGGCGCAAATTCCCGGCATCATCCTGCCAACGAAACCACGTGGCGGCATGTATGCCTTCTTCGCCATGGAAGGTGAAAGCGATGCCCGCGAGGCCTGCGCCAAGATTCTGGAGACGGCACGCGTCGGGCTGGCGCCCGGCCACCTCTTCGGAAGTTCGGCAACGGCCTTTCTGCGGATGTGTGTCTGCCGTGACCGTGACCAGATAGCGACCGCGCTCGACCGCATGGTCGCTGCCATGAATTGA
- a CDS encoding ABC transporter ATP-binding protein has translation MALLDIQNLVVEFQTASGSFRAVDGVSLHVDEREVLAIVGESGSGKSVSMLAVMGLLPWTAKVTADRMSFNGRDLLKLSPAERRKIVGKDMSMIFQEPMASLNPCFTVGFQIEEVLRFHMGMDGAKRRERAIELLTQVGIAEPAERLNSFPHQMSGGQCQRVMIAIAIACNPKLLIADEPTTALDVTIQKQILDLLVSLQAKYGMGLIMITHNMGVVAETADRVIVQYKGRKMEEADVLSLFESPKSNYTRALLSALPDDAVGDRLPTVSDMLFEPAAGVA, from the coding sequence ATGGCGCTGCTCGACATTCAAAATCTCGTCGTCGAATTCCAGACCGCGTCCGGTTCCTTCCGCGCCGTCGATGGCGTGTCGCTGCACGTCGACGAGCGCGAAGTGCTGGCGATCGTCGGCGAATCCGGTTCCGGCAAGTCGGTCTCGATGTTGGCGGTGATGGGCCTTTTGCCGTGGACAGCCAAAGTCACGGCCGACCGCATGAGTTTCAATGGCCGCGACCTCCTGAAGCTGAGCCCTGCCGAACGGCGCAAGATCGTCGGCAAGGACATGTCGATGATCTTCCAGGAGCCGATGGCCAGCCTCAATCCCTGCTTCACCGTCGGTTTCCAGATCGAAGAGGTGCTGCGTTTCCACATGGGCATGGACGGTGCGAAGCGCCGGGAGCGCGCCATCGAACTGCTGACGCAGGTTGGCATTGCCGAGCCGGCGGAACGGCTGAACTCGTTCCCGCACCAGATGTCGGGCGGCCAGTGCCAGCGCGTCATGATCGCCATCGCCATTGCCTGCAATCCTAAGCTTTTGATCGCCGACGAGCCGACCACCGCGCTCGACGTCACCATCCAGAAGCAGATCCTCGATCTCCTGGTCTCGCTGCAGGCCAAATACGGTATGGGCCTGATCATGATCACCCACAATATGGGCGTGGTGGCAGAGACCGCCGACCGCGTCATCGTCCAGTACAAGGGCCGCAAGATGGAAGAGGCCGACGTGCTGTCGCTGTTTGAATCGCCAAAAAGCAATTACACCCGCGCGCTCCTGTCGGCGCTGCCGGATGACGCCGTCGGCGACCGGCTGCCGACCGTCTCAGACATGCTGTTCGAACCGGCCGCCGGAGTCGCCTGA
- a CDS encoding cysteine desulfurase-like protein: MFPALQRAGDFIFMDNAAGAQIPQSVLDAVTNHLVSHNVQRGGRYGRSVTVDQSVADARTSVALLINATSPAEICFGMNATSFIRLVSLGIGQMLARDSEGERDEIVITDMDHDANIATWLALESAGAKFKWWRMRDDGNLHVDDLRPLVSDRTRLVACTVTAHSIGSIVDVASVAEIAHAAGAEVFLDCVHYGPHGLIDVQAWDCDYLVCSGYKNFSPHMGFLWGRFDTLKRLPTFREDFIPDEPPYKVEAGTFIYENVSGMDAAVQYLELVGRNLAPSNNRSRRENIVAGMGAIRDYELLLAREMLDVLKGCGATIYGVADEARINERVPTFCFNIGKLSPQRIVEEMAEIQIGIRDGHMYAPQLMKRLNLSMDSGAIRASLVHYNTVGEVHRFGEALRAIIAKLS, translated from the coding sequence ATGTTTCCCGCTCTGCAGCGGGCCGGCGATTTCATCTTCATGGACAATGCTGCCGGTGCGCAGATCCCGCAGAGCGTGCTCGACGCGGTGACCAACCATCTGGTTTCGCACAATGTGCAGCGCGGCGGCCGCTATGGCCGCAGCGTCACCGTCGACCAGTCGGTCGCCGATGCCCGGACAAGCGTGGCACTGCTGATCAACGCCACCAGCCCGGCGGAAATCTGCTTCGGCATGAACGCCACCTCGTTCATCCGCCTGGTCAGCCTCGGCATCGGCCAGATGCTCGCCAGAGATTCAGAGGGGGAACGCGACGAGATCGTCATCACCGACATGGACCACGACGCCAACATCGCGACCTGGCTGGCGCTGGAATCCGCCGGCGCCAAGTTCAAGTGGTGGCGCATGCGTGACGACGGCAATCTGCATGTCGACGATCTGCGGCCACTGGTTTCCGACCGCACCCGCCTTGTCGCCTGCACGGTGACGGCGCATTCGATCGGCTCGATCGTCGATGTCGCCTCGGTGGCTGAGATCGCGCATGCGGCCGGTGCCGAAGTGTTCCTCGACTGCGTGCACTATGGGCCGCACGGGCTGATCGACGTCCAGGCCTGGGACTGCGATTACCTCGTCTGCTCCGGCTACAAGAATTTCTCGCCGCATATGGGTTTTCTCTGGGGTCGTTTCGACACGCTGAAGCGGCTGCCGACCTTTCGCGAGGATTTCATTCCGGACGAACCTCCCTACAAGGTCGAAGCCGGTACCTTCATCTACGAGAATGTCTCGGGCATGGATGCCGCCGTGCAGTATCTGGAGCTGGTCGGCCGCAACCTGGCGCCGTCCAACAACCGCTCGCGGCGCGAAAACATCGTCGCCGGAATGGGCGCCATCCGCGACTATGAGCTGCTTTTGGCGCGCGAGATGCTTGACGTGCTCAAGGGCTGCGGGGCGACCATCTACGGCGTCGCCGACGAGGCCCGCATCAACGAGCGGGTGCCGACCTTCTGCTTCAATATCGGCAAGCTGTCGCCGCAACGGATCGTCGAGGAGATGGCCGAGATACAGATCGGCATCCGCGACGGCCACATGTACGCGCCGCAGCTGATGAAGCGCCTCAACCTGTCGATGGACAGCGGCGCCATCCGCGCCTCGCTGGTGCATTACAACACGGTCGGGGAAGTGCATCGCTTCGGCGAGGCGCTGCGCGCGATTATTGCGAAGTTGTCGTGA
- a CDS encoding ABC transporter permease subunit yields the protein MSQSTEIAPMASGNPDRLTGLRTFWYYFSVNRGAVIGLFVFILLVLAALFAPLLAPYAPDIQDKTAFLRPPAWQAGGSSQYLLGTDPVGRDILSRLLYGARFSLLIGAVVVTLALAGGITLGLLAGYFRGWVDVAIMRVMDLILAFPSLLLALVMVTILGPGLFNAMLAIALVLQPHFARLVRAAVMAEKSREYVVAAKVAGAGHLRLMLRTILPNCLGPLIVQGTLSFSNAILEAAALGFLGLGAQPPTPEWGTMLASAREFILRAWWVVTFPGLAILITVLAINLIGDGLRDALDPKLRRS from the coding sequence ATGAGCCAGTCGACCGAAATCGCCCCGATGGCCTCCGGCAACCCGGATCGTCTCACCGGCCTCAGGACCTTCTGGTATTATTTCTCGGTGAACCGGGGCGCCGTCATCGGCCTGTTCGTCTTCATCCTCTTGGTGCTGGCGGCGCTGTTTGCGCCGTTGCTCGCGCCCTATGCGCCCGACATTCAGGACAAGACCGCCTTCCTGCGGCCTCCGGCCTGGCAGGCCGGCGGCAGCTCGCAATATCTGCTGGGCACTGATCCCGTCGGCCGCGACATCCTTTCGCGCCTGCTCTATGGCGCGCGCTTCTCGCTGCTCATCGGCGCGGTCGTGGTCACGCTGGCGCTCGCCGGAGGCATCACGCTCGGCCTGCTGGCCGGCTATTTCCGTGGCTGGGTCGACGTGGCGATCATGCGCGTCATGGACCTGATCCTGGCCTTCCCGTCGCTGTTGCTGGCGCTGGTGATGGTCACCATCCTCGGTCCCGGCCTGTTCAACGCGATGCTGGCCATCGCGCTCGTGCTGCAGCCGCATTTCGCGCGCCTTGTGCGCGCCGCGGTGATGGCGGAGAAGAGCCGCGAATATGTCGTGGCGGCGAAGGTCGCCGGCGCCGGGCATCTCAGGCTGATGCTCCGCACCATCCTGCCCAACTGCCTGGGGCCGTTGATCGTCCAGGGCACGCTGTCCTTCTCCAATGCCATCCTGGAAGCCGCCGCTCTTGGCTTCCTTGGCCTTGGCGCGCAGCCGCCGACCCCGGAATGGGGCACCATGCTTGCTTCGGCGCGCGAATTCATCCTGCGTGCCTGGTGGGTGGTGACCTTCCCCGGCCTTGCCATCCTGATCACCGTGCTTGCCATCAATCTGATCGGCGACGGCCTGCGCGACGCGCTCGACCCGAAACTGAGGAGGTCATGA
- a CDS encoding ABC transporter substrate-binding protein has translation MKLNRRNIILLAAAIGIAAGPATAYAADVLNVGAYPTNPPFEYKNESGTFEGFEVDIVNEAAKRIGMTTDIADLGFQALFAATTSKRIDVAISSITITAERLKSQSFTQPYYDSDMGIATKTDSAVNTEADLKGKIVGVLSGSTGETWVKAHQEADGFSDVKGYDTQQNLLLDLSAGRVDAAVSDIPGMEYSFTKMKDLKVKQRIKTGEQYGLMMTKDHPLLGKLNDALTAMKKDGTLAAIHKKWFGSDAPADSSTVKEMPLPKA, from the coding sequence ATGAAGCTCAACCGTCGCAATATCATCCTTCTCGCCGCCGCCATCGGCATCGCCGCCGGCCCTGCGACCGCCTATGCGGCCGATGTGCTCAATGTCGGCGCCTACCCGACCAATCCGCCCTTCGAATACAAGAACGAGAGCGGCACCTTCGAGGGCTTTGAAGTCGACATCGTCAATGAGGCGGCCAAGCGCATCGGCATGACCACCGACATCGCCGATCTCGGCTTCCAGGCGCTGTTCGCGGCCACCACCTCGAAGCGCATCGACGTCGCCATCTCCTCGATCACCATCACGGCGGAGCGGCTGAAGTCTCAGTCTTTCACCCAGCCCTATTATGATTCCGATATGGGCATCGCCACCAAGACCGACAGCGCTGTTAACACCGAGGCCGACCTCAAGGGCAAGATCGTCGGCGTGCTGTCCGGCTCGACCGGCGAGACCTGGGTCAAGGCGCATCAGGAAGCCGACGGCTTCAGTGACGTGAAGGGCTATGACACGCAGCAGAACCTGCTGCTCGACCTCAGCGCCGGCCGCGTCGACGCCGCCGTCAGCGACATTCCGGGCATGGAGTACTCCTTCACCAAGATGAAGGATTTGAAGGTCAAGCAGCGCATCAAGACCGGCGAACAGTACGGCCTGATGATGACCAAGGACCATCCGTTGCTCGGCAAGCTCAACGACGCGCTGACGGCGATGAAGAAGGACGGCACGCTGGCCGCGATCCACAAGAAGTGGTTCGGCAGCGACGCGCCGGCGGACTCCTCGACCGTCAAGGAAATGCCGCTGCCGAAGGCCTGA